CGGCTTGCCCTGGCCGATCATCACCGTCTCGCAGGCGTCGACGCACTGGGCGGTGCCGATGCACTCCGACTGCAGGCCGCGCCGGATGTCCGTGCCGGTCGGGCACGAGCTGACGCAGGCGCTGCAGTCGATGCAGTCGCCGGCGACGATCCCCGGAACCGTCCGATCCCGAACCCTGACTTTCGGGTCCCCGCGCTGGACGTCGTAGGCCACCAGCAGCGTGTCCTTGTCGGCCAGCACGTTCTGCAACCGGCCGTAGGGGCAGGCGATGGTGCACATCTGATCGCGGAACCAGCCGAAATCGAAGACGATCGCGGTGGTCAGCAGCCCGACGGCGAAGAGCGTGCCCTTCATCGCGAACGGGTCGGTGGCGAGGCCGCGGAGCTGCGCCGCCCAACCGTTGAAGTAGGCGGTGAAAGTCAGCGCCATGGCGAGGGCGACGAGCGCCCAGCTCACCCACTTCGCCGCCTTGATCGCCAGCTTCCGCCCGCTCCAAGGCGCCGCGTTGAGCTTGCGCTGATTGACCGGACCGCCTTCCAGGAACGCTTCGATCGGCCGGAAGAGGAACTCGAGGTAGACCGTCTGCGGGCAGGCGTAGCCGCACCACATGCGGCCGAACGTCGAGCCGACGAAGAAGACGGTGACCACGATGCCGAAGCCGAAGGCCGCGAGCAGCAGGTTGTCGCTCGGCAGGAAGGTGGCGCCGAAGAGATGGAATCGTCGCGACGCGATGTCGAAGAAGATCGCCGGGTTGCCGCCGACCGGAATCCAGGGCAGCGCGAAGAACAGCACGAAGAGCCCATAGGCCATCGCGCGCCGGATCTGCCAGAAGCGCCCCTGGCGGACGATCGGGTGGATCAGCTTGCGCTTCCCGTCGGCCGACATGCTGTAGAGCAGCTCATCCTGAGGCGCCACCTCGAAGACCCGCGAAGGGGCCGAGACGGCTGGGGCCGCGGAGGTGCTCTGGCGATCGGTGCTCATCGGCTGCACGTCACCTTCCAGGAATGGGCTCGGCGACGACCGGGTCGCCCTCGGGCGCCTTGGCGTTCGGCGGATTGGTGCCGTGGAGGCTGCGCACGTAGGAGACGACGGCCGAGAGCTCCTCGGGCTTCATCGCGCGGCCCCACGGCGGCATGCCCTTGGCCGGCCAACCTTTGGCGACGGTCTGGAAGATCTGCTCGACGGTCCCGCCATGGATCCACCGGTCGTCCGTGAGGTTCGGCCCGATGAGCCCGCGCCCCCCCTCGCCGTGGCAGGGGACGCAAGAGCGGGTGAAGCGCGCCCCTCCCATTTCGAGCACCGCCGGATCGGCGGCCCCGGCGAGCAGGTCCGCCGGCGCCGGCGGCACCAGCGGGTGGGCATCGAAGTAGGCCTGGATCTGGGACGAGGCGGCCTGCGCCTCCCCCCGGTATTCGGCCTCCATGGTGCCCTCGCCGAAGGAGAGCGCGTAGAAGATCAGATAGGCCGCCGAGAAGATCAGCGAACCCCACCAGATGGCCATGAGCCAGCCGGGCATCGGGTTGTCGTACTCCTTGATGCCGTCCAGCTCGTGGAGAACCTTGTCTTCGTACTGTGCCATGTTCCCCTCTCTTCAGGCCTTCGTACCGGCGCCCGGTCCGCTCGCGGACGGGCTCGATTCGTCGCTCTCGAACACCAGGCGGGCCCGGGCATCGAGCTCCTCGGGCCGCGAACGGAGGACCCAGTAGGCGATTCCCGCCCAGATCCCGAAGAAGAACAGCATCGAGGCGACCGACCAGGCGGTCGTCGAGGTGTGCGCGGCAAGCTCCTGCAGCATGCCTACCTCCCGCCCGCCGCACCGGCGCCTGCCGCCGGAGCCGGAGCCGCCGTCGCGGCGGCAAGCGGGACTTGCGCCTGCGGGCGCTTCCACTTGATGTCGGTGCCCAGACGCTGCAGGTAGGCGGTCAGGGCGATGATCTCCTTGTCCGCCAGCCCCTTCGGACCCTGCTGCGCCTCGACCTCGGCGGCGATCCCCTTGGCCTGCGCCGCCATGGAGGCGATCGCGGTGTCGATCTCGCCGTCGCTGTATGGCACGCCGACCTTGCGCAATGCCCGCAGCTTGGCGCCGATCAGGCTGGTGTCGTACGGGTTGGTGAGCAGGTGCGGATAGCGCGGCATGACCGAGCCCGGGGTCGTCGAGTCGGGGCGTGCCATGTGACGCACGTGCCAGAGCGACGGGTACTTGCCGCCGACCCGATGGAGGTCCGGTCCGGTGCGCTTCGAGCCCCACTGGAACGGATGGTCGTAGACGTACTCGCCCGCCTTCGAGTACTCGCCGTAGCGTTCGGTCTCGTAGCGGAACGGACGGACGAGCTGCGAATGGCAGTTGTAGCAGCCCTCGCGGAGATAGATGTCGCGACCGACCACCTCGAGCGGCGTGTAGGGATGGACGCTGGCGATCTCCTTGACGTTCGCCTTGTCGAAGAACATCGGGATCGCCTCGACCAGCGAGCCGACCGCGAGCGACAGGGCGACGAGCACCGTGAAGGAGACCGTGCGCGCCTCGAGCATGCGGTGGAAGCCGTGACGCAGCGAGTGCTGCAGGCGGTAGAGCGCGTGGTCGTAGGTGTTCGGCGGAGTCGTCGCGCCCGGGGCCACCATCTCCTTGACCCGCGGCGGAGCGACGACCTCGGGCTCCTCGGCGAAGCCGGCCGGGGCGCTGCGCACCGTCTTGAAGATGTTCCAGGCGAAGATCAGCAGCCCGGCGAAGAAGAGCAACGCGGCGACCAGGCGGACCTGGTAGAGCGGGACGATGCGGATCACCGTCTCGATGAAGTCCGGGTAGACCAGGCGGCCGTCCGGCTCGAAGGCGCGCCACATCGCCCACTGCGTGATGCCCGCCACCCACATCGAGATCTGGTAGGTGATCAGACCGACGGTGGCGATCCAGAAGTGCCAGGTGGCGAGACGCTTCGAGTAGAGCTCGGTCTTCCACAACCGCGGCACCACCCAGTAGAGGATGCCGAACGACAGGAAGGCGTTCCAGCCGAGCGCTCCGGCGTGCACGTGTCCGATCGTCCAGTCGGTGAAGTGGGAGACGGCATTGACCGACTTGATCGACATCATCGGCCCTTCGAAGGTCGACATGCCGTAGTAGGTGACCGCCACCACCATGAACTTGAGGATCGGGTCCTCGCGCAGCTTGTGCCATGCCCCGCGCAGAGTGAAGAACCCGTTCACCATGCCGCCCCAGGAGGGCATCCAGAGGATCAGCGAGAAGAGCATGCCGAGCGTCGAGGCCCATTCGGGCACTGCCGAGTAGTGCAGGTGGTGCGGGCCGGCCCAGATGTAGACGAAGACCAGCGACCAGAAGTGCATGATCGACAGCCGGTAGCTGAACACCGGCCGTTCGGCCGCCTTCGGCAGGTAGTAGTACATCAGGCCGAGGAACGGCGTGGTGAGGAAGAAGGCCACGGCGTTGTGCCCGTACCACCACTGCATCAGCGCGTCCTTGACCCCGGAATAGGCCGAGTAGCTGCCGAGCAGCGAGTAGGGCATCGCCATGCTGTTGCCGATGTGCAGGATCGCCACCGCGACGATGGTGGCGATGTAGAACCAGATGGCGACGTACAGGTGCTTCTCGCGGCGGATGGCGATGGTGCCGAAGAAGTTCACCGCGAAGGTCACCCAGAGGAGCGCGATCACGATGTCGAGCACCCAGGGCAGCTCGGCGTACTCCTTGCCCTGGGTGGTTCCCGTGACCAGCGCCAGCGCCGCTCCGACGATCAGCAGCTGCCAGCCCCAGAAGTGGATCTTCGACAGCACGTCGCTGAACAGTCGCGTCTTCAGCAGGCGCTGGATCGAGTGGTAGGTGCCGCCGAAGATGATGTTGCCGCAGAAGGCGAAGATGACCGCGTTCGTGTGTAGCGGCCGCAATCTGCCGAAGGTGAGGAACGGGGCCAGGTTCAGGCCGGGCAGGAAGAGCATGGCCGCGATCAGGACCCCCACGAGCATGCCGACCACGGCCCAGACCACTGCGGCCATGAAAAAGA
This genomic window from Holophagales bacterium contains:
- the ccoN gene encoding cytochrome-c oxidase, cbb3-type subunit I; translated protein: MNDTVRFDDRTPRLFFMAAVVWAVVGMLVGVLIAAMLFLPGLNLAPFLTFGRLRPLHTNAVIFAFCGNIIFGGTYHSIQRLLKTRLFSDVLSKIHFWGWQLLIVGAALALVTGTTQGKEYAELPWVLDIVIALLWVTFAVNFFGTIAIRREKHLYVAIWFYIATIVAVAILHIGNSMAMPYSLLGSYSAYSGVKDALMQWWYGHNAVAFFLTTPFLGLMYYYLPKAAERPVFSYRLSIMHFWSLVFVYIWAGPHHLHYSAVPEWASTLGMLFSLILWMPSWGGMVNGFFTLRGAWHKLREDPILKFMVVAVTYYGMSTFEGPMMSIKSVNAVSHFTDWTIGHVHAGALGWNAFLSFGILYWVVPRLWKTELYSKRLATWHFWIATVGLITYQISMWVAGITQWAMWRAFEPDGRLVYPDFIETVIRIVPLYQVRLVAALLFFAGLLIFAWNIFKTVRSAPAGFAEEPEVVAPPRVKEMVAPGATTPPNTYDHALYRLQHSLRHGFHRMLEARTVSFTVLVALSLAVGSLVEAIPMFFDKANVKEIASVHPYTPLEVVGRDIYLREGCYNCHSQLVRPFRYETERYGEYSKAGEYVYDHPFQWGSKRTGPDLHRVGGKYPSLWHVRHMARPDSTTPGSVMPRYPHLLTNPYDTSLIGAKLRALRKVGVPYSDGEIDTAIASMAAQAKGIAAEVEAQQGPKGLADKEIIALTAYLQRLGTDIKWKRPQAQVPLAAATAAPAPAAGAGAAGGR
- a CDS encoding c-type cytochrome, yielding MAQYEDKVLHELDGIKEYDNPMPGWLMAIWWGSLIFSAAYLIFYALSFGEGTMEAEYRGEAQAASSQIQAYFDAHPLVPPAPADLLAGAADPAVLEMGGARFTRSCVPCHGEGGRGLIGPNLTDDRWIHGGTVEQIFQTVAKGWPAKGMPPWGRAMKPEELSAVVSYVRSLHGTNPPNAKAPEGDPVVAEPIPGR
- the ccoG gene encoding cytochrome c oxidase accessory protein CcoG, with translation MSTDRQSTSAAPAVSAPSRVFEVAPQDELLYSMSADGKRKLIHPIVRQGRFWQIRRAMAYGLFVLFFALPWIPVGGNPAIFFDIASRRFHLFGATFLPSDNLLLAAFGFGIVVTVFFVGSTFGRMWCGYACPQTVYLEFLFRPIEAFLEGGPVNQRKLNAAPWSGRKLAIKAAKWVSWALVALAMALTFTAYFNGWAAQLRGLATDPFAMKGTLFAVGLLTTAIVFDFGWFRDQMCTIACPYGRLQNVLADKDTLLVAYDVQRGDPKVRVRDRTVPGIVAGDCIDCSACVSSCPTGTDIRRGLQSECIGTAQCVDACETVMIGQGKPIGLIKYTSEREQKGGERRLWRPRNLAYLAILSLAWGTLGFLLFTRADALFEIVRGGREPYRLLPNGGVANQQRLKITNQISEPQRFTIELVSPAGASLVLSDSPVTVEPQKLAQVNAVVTAPPSVFDDGMAKGRYLVTSDRGFRQEVEFVLLGPYDDDQDHKHDRDDHRGKD